A region from the Lepidochelys kempii isolate rLepKem1 chromosome 16, rLepKem1.hap2, whole genome shotgun sequence genome encodes:
- the GFI1B gene encoding zinc finger protein Gfi-1b isoform X3 yields the protein MPRSFLVKSKKAHTYHQHHSVEEDLPVSTWDPIPSLCLETSVPALQVKGCSNSTSTPTFYKPRFSWDAFHSPYSYRQMSSSMQSALLERSVSLYGSHLLPSSEPPIDYSMRYSPDLETYHCVKCNKVFSTPHGLEVHVRRSHSGMRPFACDVCGKTFGHAVSLEQHTNVHSQERSFECKMCGKTFKRSSTLSTHLLIHSDTRPYPCQYCGKRFHQKSDMKKHTYIHTGEKPHKCQVCGKAFSQSSNLITHSRKHTGFKPFSCELCAKGFQRKVDLRRHRETQHSLK from the exons ATGCCACGTTCTTTTTTGGTGAAGAGTAAGAAGGCCCATACCTACCACCAGCACCACTCTGTGGAAGAGGACCTGCCTGTATCCACATGGGATCCCATACCATCGCTCTGTCTTG AAACATCCGTCCCAGCTCTGCAAGTGAAGGGCTGCAGCAATTCCACAAGCACCCCCACCTTCTACAAGCCCAGATTCTCTTGGGATGCCTTCCATTCTCCATACAGCTACAGGCAGATGTCTTCCAGCATGCAGTCAGCCCTCCTGGAGCGCTCAGTTAGTCTGTATGGCAGCCACCTCCTGCCGAGCTCTGAGCCGCCTATTGATTACAGCATGCGTTACTCACCGGACCTGGAGACATACCACTGTGTGAAGTGCAACAAG GTATTCTCTACCCCACATGGGCTGGAGGTCCATGTCCGAAGATCTCACAGTGGGATGCGGCCCTTTGCTTGTGATGTGTGCGGCAAAACCTTTGGACACGCTGTGAGCCTGGAGCAGCACACGAACGTCCACTCCCAG GAGAGAAGCTTTGAGTGTAAGATGTGTGGAAAGACTTTTAAACGCTCGTCCACGTTGTCCACCCACCTCCTGATCCATTCAGACACGCGGCCCTATCCCTGCCAGTACTGCGGCAAGCGCTTCCACCAGAAATCGGACATGAAGAAACACACCTACATTCACACCG GGGAGAAGCCCCACAAGTGCCAAGTGTGCGGCAAAGCCTTCAGCCAGAGCTCCAATCTCATCACCCACAGCCGCAAGCACACCGGCTTCAAGCCCTTCAGCTGTGAGCTCTGTGCCAAGGGCTTCCAGCGCAAGGTGGACCTGCGGCGGCACAGGGAGACCCAGCACAGCTTGAAGTGA
- the GFI1B gene encoding zinc finger protein Gfi-1b isoform X1, which produces MPRSFLVKSKKAHTYHQHHSVEEDLPVSTWDPIPSLCLAPCDKSSEEVRTFSAEFKSEYPECLVPKQDKDRAGLKEEGAPALYLNRTLSGPPAQETSVPALQVKGCSNSTSTPTFYKPRFSWDAFHSPYSYRQMSSSMQSALLERSVSLYGSHLLPSSEPPIDYSMRYSPDLETYHCVKCNKVFSTPHGLEVHVRRSHSGMRPFACDVCGKTFGHAVSLEQHTNVHSQERSFECKMCGKTFKRSSTLSTHLLIHSDTRPYPCQYCGKRFHQKSDMKKHTYIHTGEKPHKCQVCGKAFSQSSNLITHSRKHTGFKPFSCELCAKGFQRKVDLRRHRETQHSLK; this is translated from the exons ATGCCACGTTCTTTTTTGGTGAAGAGTAAGAAGGCCCATACCTACCACCAGCACCACTCTGTGGAAGAGGACCTGCCTGTATCCACATGGGATCCCATACCATCGCTCTGTCTTG CCCCATGTGACAAGTCATCAGAAGAAGTCAGGACCTTCAGCGCAGAGTTCAAAAGCGAGTACCCAGAATGCCTTGTTCCAAAACAAGACAAGGACCGTGCTGGACTGAAGGAAGAAGGTGCGCCTGCCCTGTATCTGAACAGGACATTGTCAGGGCCTCCCGCTCAAG AAACATCCGTCCCAGCTCTGCAAGTGAAGGGCTGCAGCAATTCCACAAGCACCCCCACCTTCTACAAGCCCAGATTCTCTTGGGATGCCTTCCATTCTCCATACAGCTACAGGCAGATGTCTTCCAGCATGCAGTCAGCCCTCCTGGAGCGCTCAGTTAGTCTGTATGGCAGCCACCTCCTGCCGAGCTCTGAGCCGCCTATTGATTACAGCATGCGTTACTCACCGGACCTGGAGACATACCACTGTGTGAAGTGCAACAAG GTATTCTCTACCCCACATGGGCTGGAGGTCCATGTCCGAAGATCTCACAGTGGGATGCGGCCCTTTGCTTGTGATGTGTGCGGCAAAACCTTTGGACACGCTGTGAGCCTGGAGCAGCACACGAACGTCCACTCCCAG GAGAGAAGCTTTGAGTGTAAGATGTGTGGAAAGACTTTTAAACGCTCGTCCACGTTGTCCACCCACCTCCTGATCCATTCAGACACGCGGCCCTATCCCTGCCAGTACTGCGGCAAGCGCTTCCACCAGAAATCGGACATGAAGAAACACACCTACATTCACACCG GGGAGAAGCCCCACAAGTGCCAAGTGTGCGGCAAAGCCTTCAGCCAGAGCTCCAATCTCATCACCCACAGCCGCAAGCACACCGGCTTCAAGCCCTTCAGCTGTGAGCTCTGTGCCAAGGGCTTCCAGCGCAAGGTGGACCTGCGGCGGCACAGGGAGACCCAGCACAGCTTGAAGTGA
- the GFI1B gene encoding zinc finger protein Gfi-1b isoform X2 has protein sequence MPRSFLVKSKKAHTYHQHHSVEEDLPVSTWDPIPSLCLAPCDKSSEEVRTFSAEFKSEYPECLVPKQDKDRAGLKEEGAPALYLNRTLSGPPAQETSVPALQVKGCSNSTSTPTFYKPRFSWDAFHSPYSYRQMSSSMQSALLERSVSLYGSHLLPSSEPPIDYSMRYSPDLETYHCVKCNKVFSTPHGLEVHVRRSHSGMRPFACDVCGKTFGHAVSLEQHTNVHSQERSFECKMCGKTFKRSSTLSTHLLIHSDTRPYPCQYCGKRFHQKSDMKKHTYIHTGEKPF, from the exons ATGCCACGTTCTTTTTTGGTGAAGAGTAAGAAGGCCCATACCTACCACCAGCACCACTCTGTGGAAGAGGACCTGCCTGTATCCACATGGGATCCCATACCATCGCTCTGTCTTG CCCCATGTGACAAGTCATCAGAAGAAGTCAGGACCTTCAGCGCAGAGTTCAAAAGCGAGTACCCAGAATGCCTTGTTCCAAAACAAGACAAGGACCGTGCTGGACTGAAGGAAGAAGGTGCGCCTGCCCTGTATCTGAACAGGACATTGTCAGGGCCTCCCGCTCAAG AAACATCCGTCCCAGCTCTGCAAGTGAAGGGCTGCAGCAATTCCACAAGCACCCCCACCTTCTACAAGCCCAGATTCTCTTGGGATGCCTTCCATTCTCCATACAGCTACAGGCAGATGTCTTCCAGCATGCAGTCAGCCCTCCTGGAGCGCTCAGTTAGTCTGTATGGCAGCCACCTCCTGCCGAGCTCTGAGCCGCCTATTGATTACAGCATGCGTTACTCACCGGACCTGGAGACATACCACTGTGTGAAGTGCAACAAG GTATTCTCTACCCCACATGGGCTGGAGGTCCATGTCCGAAGATCTCACAGTGGGATGCGGCCCTTTGCTTGTGATGTGTGCGGCAAAACCTTTGGACACGCTGTGAGCCTGGAGCAGCACACGAACGTCCACTCCCAG GAGAGAAGCTTTGAGTGTAAGATGTGTGGAAAGACTTTTAAACGCTCGTCCACGTTGTCCACCCACCTCCTGATCCATTCAGACACGCGGCCCTATCCCTGCCAGTACTGCGGCAAGCGCTTCCACCAGAAATCGGACATGAAGAAACACACCTACATTCACACCGGTGAGAAACCTTTCTGa